In one window of Pseudobdellovibrionaceae bacterium DNA:
- a CDS encoding Fe3+-siderophores ABC transporter protein, which translates to MKRILNRDYYFEGPYQVQTAEYLLARGECCQSGCRHCPFGLSENKQGRSNGPRIVSLVPSWTETLLAAGAHVVGRTRFCVRPKDLVKDIPVVGGTKTLDLDKLNWLAPDFVVMDQEENTLVMAENCPFKILTSHVGSLTDLHDELLHFSSRLNLPGLAAYADRLDTLIKRPPTRKASASDWPGIIEWWRRPEGSISNYHVVYVIWNNPLMAISKDTYIGSVMGWFGLSENLWPGDGSQKYPSFKMSDVPENTLFLFSSEPFPFSKYKEKFLKTSNHPAALVDGESYGWFGLRGLRFLEEVV; encoded by the coding sequence ATGAAGAGGATTTTAAATCGAGACTATTATTTTGAGGGCCCCTACCAAGTGCAAACGGCCGAGTATCTGTTAGCGCGAGGCGAGTGTTGTCAGTCGGGGTGCAGGCATTGTCCATTTGGCCTTAGTGAAAATAAACAAGGGCGATCAAATGGTCCCCGTATTGTTTCTCTGGTGCCCTCATGGACGGAAACTCTGTTGGCTGCGGGAGCCCATGTTGTTGGTCGTACCCGATTTTGTGTGAGGCCCAAAGATCTTGTAAAGGATATCCCCGTGGTGGGTGGAACAAAGACTCTGGATCTGGATAAATTGAATTGGCTGGCGCCGGACTTTGTGGTTATGGACCAAGAAGAAAACACTTTGGTCATGGCAGAGAATTGCCCGTTCAAAATCTTAACCAGCCACGTGGGTTCGTTGACAGATTTGCACGATGAACTTTTGCACTTTTCAAGCCGATTGAATTTGCCAGGGCTAGCGGCCTATGCAGATAGACTGGATACACTGATTAAACGTCCGCCAACGCGGAAGGCTTCTGCTAGCGATTGGCCAGGGATTATTGAGTGGTGGAGGAGGCCTGAGGGCAGTATTTCTAACTACCACGTGGTGTATGTGATTTGGAACAATCCATTGATGGCCATCAGCAAAGACACCTACATTGGTTCTGTAATGGGGTGGTTCGGGCTCTCAGAAAATCTTTGGCCGGGTGATGGTTCTCAGAAATACCCATCTTTTAAAATGAGCGACGTGCCAGAAAATACTCTTTTCTTATTTTCATCTGAGCCATTTCCCTTTTCAAAATACAAAGAGAAATTTTTAAAAACATCCAATCACCCGGCAGCCCTAGTGGATGGCGAGAGCTATGGCTGGTTTGGCTTGCGGGGGTTGAGGTTTTTAGAAGAGGTTGTGTAA
- a CDS encoding sterol desaturase family protein translates to MSDFVMNYEVVIRLGFFFGVFSLVALAEVIWPRRQLKTRRWRRWPSNLGIVVLDTLVVRLLFPVTGVLLALRIQDLGWGLFNVLNWPQVVEVVLAVIFLDMVIYWQHVVFHRVPFLWRLHRMHHADTEYDVTLGARFHPIEIVLSMMIKIVFIVALGVSPVAVIAFEVLLNGTAMFNHGNFKLPPSVDRWLRKFLVTPDFHRVHHSVFARETHSNFGFNLSVWDYLFKTYIAQPKEPHDQMEIGLPEFRNPRYLKLHWLLAIPFIKSRN, encoded by the coding sequence ATGAGTGATTTTGTAATGAACTATGAAGTGGTTATTCGATTGGGTTTCTTTTTTGGAGTGTTTTCCCTCGTGGCTTTAGCGGAAGTGATCTGGCCTCGGCGGCAGCTGAAAACACGAAGATGGCGGCGTTGGCCCTCCAATTTAGGAATCGTGGTTCTGGACACCCTGGTGGTGCGATTGTTGTTTCCGGTAACGGGGGTATTATTGGCTCTGCGGATACAGGATCTTGGCTGGGGGTTATTTAATGTATTAAATTGGCCCCAGGTTGTGGAAGTGGTTCTGGCTGTGATTTTTCTTGATATGGTCATTTACTGGCAGCATGTGGTTTTTCACCGAGTGCCTTTTTTGTGGCGATTGCACCGCATGCATCACGCCGACACAGAGTACGATGTCACCTTGGGGGCCAGATTTCATCCCATCGAGATTGTATTGTCGATGATGATAAAGATCGTATTTATTGTGGCCCTTGGGGTTTCACCTGTGGCGGTGATTGCGTTTGAAGTGCTGCTGAATGGTACAGCCATGTTTAATCACGGCAATTTCAAGTTGCCGCCATCAGTGGATCGTTGGTTGAGAAAGTTTTTGGTGACGCCCGATTTTCATCGAGTGCATCACTCTGTTTTTGCGCGTGAGACCCACAGCAATTTTGGGTTTAACCTGAGTGTTTGGGATTACCTATTTAAAACCTACATTGCTCAACCGAAAGAGCCCCATGATCAGATGGAGATCGGCCTTCCAGAGTTTCGCAATCCCCGCTATTTGAAGCTTCATTGGCTTTTGGCCATCCCGTTTATTAAAAGTCGGAATTAG
- a CDS encoding glycoside hydrolase family 15 protein, with protein MKTFAAFLLVGVVAGQAWGGKLSLDEQIRRQEFVATQRLLANVSPTDARPGTVIASPSRENPDYYYHWVRDAALVMQVVLNLYEDTKDPVVADYYLHRVYDFVELTRYQQNQDTLSGLGEPKFYVDGRGFDGPWGRPQNDGPALRASVMIRWAEILLDRGDWDTVREELYDSGLLRNDRYHIIKTDLEFVSHHWQEANFDLWEEVKGDHFYTRYVQRKALIDGARLARRMGDTRAATWYERQAERITKSLDKFLSRDQGVILTTLNQVEGLGYKSSNQDTANILAILHASNHDNTLPASSDWVLNTAHQLHLKFNGIYAINYRLPELGTAYGRYPEDQYYSGNPWFLTTLAIAELYFQVAAENRVHRQIEITSRNQSFYSMLLTGKKASDLIRVGSRLTHESSTFEKLQNQLEQKANQLFHRVLFHMGHDGSMAEQMNKNHGFMESARDLTWSYAAFLTAAKARKNYLEANSDF; from the coding sequence ATGAAAACATTTGCAGCTTTTTTACTTGTTGGGGTAGTGGCTGGTCAAGCTTGGGGCGGGAAGCTCAGTCTGGATGAACAAATCCGTCGCCAAGAATTTGTGGCCACCCAGCGATTGTTAGCTAATGTCTCTCCAACAGACGCCCGGCCCGGTACGGTGATTGCCTCTCCTTCAAGAGAAAACCCAGACTACTACTATCATTGGGTGCGTGATGCGGCTCTTGTTATGCAAGTGGTCCTCAATTTATATGAAGACACCAAAGACCCCGTGGTTGCCGATTACTATTTACACCGCGTTTATGACTTTGTGGAGCTGACTCGCTATCAACAAAACCAAGACACCCTCTCTGGCCTTGGCGAGCCTAAGTTTTACGTTGATGGACGTGGGTTTGATGGCCCCTGGGGGCGACCTCAAAACGACGGCCCCGCACTGCGGGCTTCGGTGATGATCCGCTGGGCAGAAATACTTTTAGATCGAGGCGATTGGGATACGGTTCGAGAAGAGCTCTATGATTCTGGACTTCTTCGGAATGATCGCTATCACATCATCAAAACAGATCTCGAGTTTGTCTCGCACCACTGGCAGGAGGCCAATTTTGACTTATGGGAAGAAGTTAAAGGGGACCACTTCTACACCCGTTATGTGCAACGAAAAGCACTTATCGACGGGGCCCGCTTAGCCCGCCGCATGGGTGATACCCGTGCAGCCACGTGGTACGAAAGACAAGCTGAACGCATCACAAAGTCCTTAGACAAATTCTTAAGTAGAGATCAGGGCGTTATCTTGACCACGCTCAATCAAGTGGAAGGGCTCGGCTACAAATCAAGCAATCAAGATACGGCCAACATCCTGGCCATTTTGCACGCCTCGAACCATGACAACACTTTGCCCGCCAGCAGTGATTGGGTTCTGAATACGGCTCATCAATTGCACTTAAAGTTTAATGGCATTTACGCCATAAATTACCGACTTCCTGAACTCGGCACTGCCTACGGACGATACCCGGAAGACCAATACTACAGCGGAAACCCTTGGTTTTTAACCACACTCGCCATTGCAGAACTGTACTTTCAAGTGGCCGCCGAAAATCGAGTCCATCGACAAATTGAAATCACTTCGAGAAACCAGTCTTTTTACTCCATGCTCCTTACGGGCAAAAAAGCTTCTGATCTCATTCGCGTGGGCTCACGCTTAACACATGAAAGTTCCACTTTTGAAAAGCTTCAAAATCAGCTCGAACAAAAGGCAAACCAACTTTTTCATAGAGTGCTCTTCCACATGGGGCATGATGGTTCGATGGCCGAGCAAATGAATAAAAACCACGGCTTTATGGAATCAGCCAGAGATCTCACTTGGAGTTATGCAGCTTTCTTAACAGCCGCAAAAGCTCGAAAAAATTATCTAGAGGCTAATTCCGACTTTTAA